One genomic segment of Erythrolamprus reginae isolate rEryReg1 chromosome 2, rEryReg1.hap1, whole genome shotgun sequence includes these proteins:
- the LOC139159993 gene encoding zinc finger protein 84-like isoform X1 produces MKHQSIHTGEKPLEYPDCGKDFSGESNQRTHTREKTFECPDYGKIFCHNSSLVKHQRTHTGEKSFGCPDCGKGFSNNSHLVIHRRTHTGEKPFECPDCGKSFSQNSSLVKHQRTHTGEKPFECPDCGKSFSDSSNLVKHQRTHTGEKPFECPDCGKSFTQSSDLVQHQRIHTGEKPFECPDCGKTFSHNSSFLKHQRTHTGEKPFECSDCGKCYGQNSSLLKHQRTHTGEKPFECPDCGKSFSDNSSLVTHQRTHTGEKPFECPDCGKCFSHNSSLLKHQTTHTGEKPFECLDCGKCFSQSSNLMKHQKTHTGDKQFECPDCGKAFSDNSSLVTHQRTHTGEKPFECPDCGKNFSHNFSLVRHQRTHTGEKPFECPDCGKRYGQNCHLVIHQRTHTGEKPFECPDCGKSFSDHSSLVTHRRTHTGEKPFECPDCGKSFSHNSSLVQHQRTHTGEKPFTCPDCGKNFSQNSSLRKHQRSHIEEKPFECPDYWKVFNCNSRLVIHQRYFKN; encoded by the coding sequence atgaaacaccagagtattcacacaggagagaaaccccttGAATATCCTGACTGTGGAAAAGATTTTAGTGGTGAATCcaaccagaggactcacacaagagagaaaacctttgaatgtcctgattatgggaaaatattttgtcataattccagcctggtgaaacaccagaggacccacacaggagagaaatcaTTTggatgtcctgattgtgggaaaggtttcagcaaTAATTCCCATCTCGTGATACACCGGAGGACTCATACCGGAgaaaaaccttttgaatgtcctgactgtgggaaaagctttagtcagaattccagcctggtgaaacaccagaggacccacacaggagagaaaccctttgaatgtcctgactgtgggaaaagttttagcgATAGTTcaaacctggtgaaacaccagaggactcatacaggagagaaaccctttgaatgtcctgattgtggaaaaagttttacTCAGAGTTCagacctggtgcaacaccagaggatacacacaggagagaaaccctttgaatgtcctgactgtgggaaaacttttagtcataattctagctttttgaaacaccagaggactcacacaggagagaaaccctttgaatgttctgattgtgggaaatgttatggtcagaattccagccttttgaagcaccagaggactcatacaggagagaaaccctttgaatgccctgactgtgggaaaagttttagtgataattccagcctggtgacacaccagaggactcacacaggagagaaaccgtttgaatgtcctgattgtgggaaatgttttagtcataattccagtcTTTTGAAACATCAGacgactcatacaggagagaaaccctttgaatgtcttgactgtgggaaatgtttcagtcagagtTCCAACttgatgaaacaccagaagactcaTACAGGAGATAAACAATTTGAGTGCCCTGACTGTGGAAAAgcttttagtgataattccagtctggtgacacaccagaggactcatacaggagagaaaccctttgaatgtcctgactgtgggaaaaattTTAGTCATAATTTCAGCCTGGtgcgacaccagaggactcacacaggagagaaaccctttgaatgtcctgactgtgggaaacgttaTGGTCAGAATTGCCACCTGGtgatacatcagaggactcatacaggagagaaaccctttgaatgtcctgactgtgggaaaagttttagcgATCATTCCAGTCTGGTAACACACAGgaggacacacacaggagagaagccctttgaatgtccggattgtgggaaaagttttagtcataattccagcctggtgcaacaccagaggactcacacaggagagaaaccctttacgtgtcctgattgtgggaaaaattttagtcagaattccagcctgagGAAACATCAGAGGAGTCACATagaagagaaaccatttgaatgtcctgattattGGAAAGTTTTCAATTGTAATTCCCGTCTCGTGATACACcagagatattttaaaaattga